In Streptomyces sp. Li-HN-5-11, the sequence GGCGACATCCCTGCGGCACTGGCCCGCGAGAAGGAACGGCACCCGGGAATCTCGTACACCTACGGCCGTCCGCTGGGCCCGCACCCCGCGCTGCTGCGGGTGCTCGATCGGCGGCTGGAGGAGGCGCTTGAGGGCACCGCCGAGGACCGGTCGGACGTGACCGTGCTGCTGGTCGGGCGCGGCTCGACGGACCCGGACGCCAACGCCGAGGTGTTCAAGGCGGCGCGGCTGCTGTGGGAGGGGCGCGGGTACGCCGGCGTGGAGACGGCGTTCGTGTCGCTGGCGGCGCCGGACGTGCCGAGCGGACTTCAGCGGTGCGCGCGGCTGGGTGCGCGGCGGATCGTCGTGCTGCCGTACTTCCTGTTCACCGGCGTTCTGCCGGACCGGGTGCGGCAGCAGACCCAGGACTGGGCGGCCGCCCACCCGGAGGTCGAGGTGCGCTCGGCGGACGTCGTCGGGCCGGAGCCGGAGCTGCTGGATCTGGTGCTGGAGCGGTACGAGGAGGCGGTGAAGGGCGATCTGCGCATGAACTGCGACTCGTGCGTGTACCGCATCGCGCTGCCGGGCTTCGAGGACAAGGTGGGGCTGCCGCAGCAGCCGCACTTCCATCCCGACGACGACGGTCACCACCACGGGCACCACCATCACGGGGGGCACGCTCACTCCCATGCGCACTGAGGACCCTTCGGGCGGCGGCGGGCACGATCTGCGGCACCACGGGGACGCCGAGGTGCGCGGCGACGGTTCCACGCTGGTCGACCTCGCCGTGAACGTACGGGCGGACACGCCGCCGGCGTGGCTGCGGGAGCGGATCGCCGGGTCGCTCGGGAGCCTCGCGGCCTACCCGGACGGGCGGGACGCGCGGGCGGCGGTGGCGGAGCGGCACGGGCTGCCGGCGGAGCGGGTGCTGCTGACGGCGGGGGCGGCGGAGGCGTTCGTGCTGCTGGCGCGGGCGCTGAAGGTCCGCAGGCCCGTCGTCGTGCATCCGCAGTTCACGGAGCCGGAGGCGGCGCTGCGGGACGCGGGGCACACGGTCGACCGGGTGCTGCTGCGCGAGGAGGACGGTTTCCGGCTCGACCCGGCGGCCGTTCCCGAGGACGCGGACCTGGTGGTGATCGGCAACCCGACGAACCCGACGTCGGTGCTGCACCCGGCGGGGGCTGTCGCCGCGCTGGCCCGTCCCGGGCGGGTGCTGGTCGTGGACGAGGCCTTCATGGACGCGGTGCCGGGCGAGCGGGAGGCGCTCGCGGGGCGGACGGACGTGCCGGGTCTCGTGGTGCTGCGCAGCCTGACCAAGACGTGGGGGCTGGCGGGCCTGCGGATCGGGTACGTGCTGGCCTCGCCGGAGACCGTCGAGGAACTGGAGCGGGCCCAGCCGCTGTGGCCGGTGTCCACGCCGGCGCTCGCGGCGGCCCGGGCGTGCGTGGAGCCGCGGGCGCTCGCGGAGGCGGGGCACGCGGCGCACCGCATCGCCGCGGACCGGGCCCACCTGGTGGCGGGCCTGGCGTCCTTCGCGGGGCAGGGGGTGCGGGTGGTGGAGCCGGCCGAGGGCCCCTTCCTGCTGGTGCGGATGCCGGGGGCGGCGGGGGTACGGCGACGGTTGCGCGACCTGGGGTACGCGGTGCGGCGCGGGGACACGTTCCCGGGGCTGGGTGAGCAGTGGCTGCGGTTGGCGGTGCGGGACCGGGGGACGGTGGACGGGTTCCTGGAGGCGCTGTCCGTGGCGCTGGCGGGGCCTGTGCGTCGGCCCTCGCCCGCCCAGCCACCCGGCTCGGTGGGGTAGGACACCGGTCCCGGGGCTCCGCCCCGAATCCCCGCCGGGCTCCACCCCACACCCCACCGGAGCTGCGCCCACACCCCACCGGGGCTCCGCCCCGAACCCCGCCGGGCTCCACCCCAGACCCCACCGGGGCTTCGCCCCGAACCCCCGCCGGGCTCCACCCCACACCCCACCGGGGCTGCGCCCACACCCCACCGGGGCTCCGCCCCAAACCCCCGCCGGGCTCCACCCCAAACCCCACCGGGGCTCCGCCCCAGACCCCGCCGGGGCTGCGTCCGGCAGTCGCCCACCCACCCGCGCGACTCGGCGGGACCAAGGTGCCCGCCCCAGGGGCTCCGCCCCGGACCCGGCGGGGGCTCCGCCCCCAGCACCCCCGAGGCGGGCACCTTCCCCCCTCCCCGAGACGTGCTCCTCACCCTCCTCACCAAGGCAGACCCCCTCCCTGCCCCGGAGGCGCCCCTCCCCCTCCACCACCCCGCTCAGCGGTCCTGCCGTCAGACGACGGCCCTGCCGTTCAGCACGATGCGGCGGGGTGCCGCCAGTACGCGGACGTCCCGGCGCGGGTCCTCGTCGTAGACGACGAGGTCGGCGGGGGCGCCCTCGTCCAGGCCGGGGCGGCCGAGCCAGGCACGGGCGGCCCAGGTCGTGGCGGAGAGGGCCTCGACCGGCGGGATGCCGGCGGTCACCAGTTCCGCGACCTCGCCGGCCACCAGGCCGTGCGGCAGCGTGCCGCCTGCGTCCGTGCCGACGTAGACCGGGATGCCGGCGTCGTACGCGGCGCGAACGGTGTCGTAGCGCCGCTCGTACAGCCGGCGCATGTGTGCGGACCAGCGCGGGTACTTGGCCTCGCCGCCGTCGGCGAGGCTGGGGAAGACGGCGATGTTGACGAGGGTGGGGACGATCGCGACGCCGCGCTCGGCGAACAACGGGATCAGGTCCTCCGTCAGGCCCGTCGCGTGCTCGATGCAGTCGATGCCGGCCTCGACCAGGTCGCGCAGGGAGTCCTCCGCGAAGCAGTGCGCGGTGACGCGGGCGCCCAGGCGGTGGGCTTCGGCTATCGCCGTCTCGGCCGCCTCACGCGGCCAGCAGGCCGACAGGTCGCCGAGGTCACGGTCGATCCAGTCGCCGACCAGCTTCACCCAGCCGTCGCCGCGCCGGGCCTCCTGGGCGACGTACGCGGCGAGATCCCCGGGCTCGACCTCCCAGGCGTAGTTGCGGATGTAGCGGCGGGTGCGGGCGATGTGGCGGCCCGCCCGGATGATCTTCGGCAGGTCCTCGCGGTCGTCGATCCAGCGCGTGTCGGAGGGGGAGCCCGCGTCGCGGATCAGCAGGGTGCCGGCCTCCCGGTCGGTCAGTGCCTGCTTCTCGCTGACGTCGTCGGGGACCGGGCCGTGCGCGTCGAGACCGACGTGGCAGTGCGCGTCGACGAGGCCGGGCAGGGCCCAGCCCTCGACGGTCCTCACGTCCCGGGCGCCGGACGGACGGTCGTACGTGATCCGTCCGCCGACCACCCACAGCTCGTCCCGGGCCTGGTCCTCGTCCGGGCCGACGAGCACCCGCCCCTTCACGTGCAGCACCGTGCGATCGCTCATGTACGGCACCCTAGCGCCGCCC encodes:
- a CDS encoding sirohydrochlorin chelatase; amino-acid sequence: MTTPPPALLIAGHGTRDEAGAEAFRDFVRALGLRRPDLPVAGGFIELSPPPLGDAVAELVQRGVRRFAAVPLMLVSAGHAKGDIPAALAREKERHPGISYTYGRPLGPHPALLRVLDRRLEEALEGTAEDRSDVTVLLVGRGSTDPDANAEVFKAARLLWEGRGYAGVETAFVSLAAPDVPSGLQRCARLGARRIVVLPYFLFTGVLPDRVRQQTQDWAAAHPEVEVRSADVVGPEPELLDLVLERYEEAVKGDLRMNCDSCVYRIALPGFEDKVGLPQQPHFHPDDDGHHHGHHHHGGHAHSHAH
- the cobC gene encoding Rv2231c family pyridoxal phosphate-dependent protein CobC, whose translation is MRTEDPSGGGGHDLRHHGDAEVRGDGSTLVDLAVNVRADTPPAWLRERIAGSLGSLAAYPDGRDARAAVAERHGLPAERVLLTAGAAEAFVLLARALKVRRPVVVHPQFTEPEAALRDAGHTVDRVLLREEDGFRLDPAAVPEDADLVVIGNPTNPTSVLHPAGAVAALARPGRVLVVDEAFMDAVPGEREALAGRTDVPGLVVLRSLTKTWGLAGLRIGYVLASPETVEELERAQPLWPVSTPALAAARACVEPRALAEAGHAAHRIAADRAHLVAGLASFAGQGVRVVEPAEGPFLLVRMPGAAGVRRRLRDLGYAVRRGDTFPGLGEQWLRLAVRDRGTVDGFLEALSVALAGPVRRPSPAQPPGSVG
- a CDS encoding amidohydrolase family protein, giving the protein MSDRTVLHVKGRVLVGPDEDQARDELWVVGGRITYDRPSGARDVRTVEGWALPGLVDAHCHVGLDAHGPVPDDVSEKQALTDREAGTLLIRDAGSPSDTRWIDDREDLPKIIRAGRHIARTRRYIRNYAWEVEPGDLAAYVAQEARRGDGWVKLVGDWIDRDLGDLSACWPREAAETAIAEAHRLGARVTAHCFAEDSLRDLVEAGIDCIEHATGLTEDLIPLFAERGVAIVPTLVNIAVFPSLADGGEAKYPRWSAHMRRLYERRYDTVRAAYDAGIPVYVGTDAGGTLPHGLVAGEVAELVTAGIPPVEALSATTWAARAWLGRPGLDEGAPADLVVYDEDPRRDVRVLAAPRRIVLNGRAVV